Part of the Candidatus Brocadia sinica JPN1 genome, TTTGGTATCCAGAAACTGCATCTGCAAAAATTTTAGATCTTTTTTTACTATTATGGCACTGATATGTTCCTCCTTAACATCTGTTACCCTGAGATCGACATCCTTACCATCATTCTTTAACGTTATTGTATCCCCATTCACAATGATGGAGAAACCCGCGAACATGCACAATACAATAGTCACGAATTTTGTCATCAACAACTATTCCTGCGATAAACCTATATTAAATTATTAAAATCAATTAACCTTATCTGCTTACAGGATCTGGGTTATTTCATGTCGGAAATTCACAGTATACCGAGAACGTCCTGATCAAGACCGATTCCTAAATAATTGCAATAGTTTAACATCCGCTGGTCTCCTATCAACTAAAAAAGAAAGGATACCTCGCCTTTGGACGCGGCCCCCCTGCTTTTAAAAAATTCTCCAACTGCTAATGCTGTTACCTTACAACCTTTACCTTTGCTGTAATTATCTCACCTTCTTCTGGTGGACGACAGCCTTCAGCAGGTATCAGGGTTACCACTATTCCAGCACTTTTCTCCCTCCCGAGTCCTTCTCATCCAAAGAAGCAGACGGCGTTGGCGTTGGTACAACCTGACTTATATCTCTCGTCGTTGTGTAAATATAATCACCCTTATTTGTAAAGTTTCCGTTCGCCTCATTTCCCGCTGTATAGAAAGCAATTGGGCATGGAACTTCAGAAGAGGGGCACAGTCCATGTTACATTCCAGGAGGCATTTCCGGATTGATTGCTGCCGGCTGAGGTGTGTTTTATGTAATTTCCTTTTCCGTCATCAGTTTGAATCTTGTTATCAACACTGCTGGATACACCAGCATAGTTATCGTCCGCATTAAGCGCCGACGGTAATAGCTATTGTTTTGAAATCACTCTTTTGTCGCTGATTGAGTCTTTTGTATACATCCCTATGTTAGCAAATGTCATCGCTTGAGAGCACATGGCGATAAGCAATCCATGCAGATACCCTCTTCCCATTCTTCCTGAACAAATTCTATCCAATCTTCAGGGGCATTACGGCAGGATAAACATATTCCGAGATCACAAAGTCCTCCGGTTGTATTGTCTGAATCCTTTATTGCTGCGCCACAACAAGCACATTGCCACGTAATCATGTCGCTACTTATATGACCACCAACATCACACATGGGATTCTCCTTTTTACTTTAAACCTCATTTCTTCTTTCCGCTCTCATCCACAAAATATTGCAATACGTCAGTCTCAGTAATCATACCAAGTAACTTGTTCTTGTCTTTTACCACGGGTAGCCCCCCCACCTTCTTGTCGATCATAATCTGGGCTGCTTCCTCAATTGTTGCATCGGGGGCAATGGTAATCACATTTTTCGTCATTACATCTGAAACCTTGATGGAATCCAGAAATTCCTTATTTTCCTTCCAGTTCGTAAGGATAGACGTCAATGATGCACGATAGAGGTCTCTTTGTGTCAAGATGCCAACCACATTCTCTCCTTTCACAACAGGTAAATGCCGTATCCTCCCCAAATACATGATGTCGTTTGCAAAACCAAGCTTTGAATCAGCATTCAAGGTTACCAGTTGCGTTTTCATCACATCTTTTACAAGCATCTTTTTCCTCCATTTCTATGGCGTTTTTAAGTTTCTCTTCCCACTCCGGTCCATAATGATTTTCAAGATTTTTTTGTATCTTCTCTTGCCATTTACGATACGCCTGCTTTATCGTATTAATAGGTTGATGCTTTTCCGACAAATACAGGATATTGCACGTTTGTCTGGGTACAGGTATCAAAATATAGTCCGATGCTTCCGTACCATCTGCCGATAACGTCACAAGGCGAACATCCTTTGTTTTTAATATTTTTTCTCTCGCAACGGACACATCACCATTGTTAACAAATATATTCCGGATCGCTTCCCCATCGTCTCTAATTGCAAAAAAGGCTTGCCACTCCCTCTTGTAAACAAGCTTCTTATATGAACTGGCTGCAGTGTATTCATTAAATATACACGGGCCGCTCATTTTCTCATACAATGATTCACCTGCCTCATCAGGATATCCCATACATTGCCTGGGACGATGTTTATAAATGCTGCAGCGCAAGTCCATCTTCAGAGAGGCATCTGTAGTACCCGCAAAAATAGTGAAATCCAAAAACTTACAAGAATCGTACAATTCGTTATTGTATCCTTCACTAGCCACCAATAACTTAACATAAGGATAACCGGTACCTTTTTTCCACAGGGACTTAAAAAAACCAAGATGTCCGTTGTTCGACGGGATGACGCAGGTAAAACAGCACATCCCATCCGAACATTCATTTTCCGCAAAGGTTATATTGCTGTAATTTTTATGTACCGGGCAAATGATACTCATAAAGTTCTATACCGTTATCCGGGTTACCTTTTCGTCAATTAATCCGCTAACAACCTTATATCCCTCACTCTTCTCATCATAATTCGGCATTCTCTTTATAATGTTTCTTGCATTATTCTGAAGATCTATAGGATTAATGATACCGTTAATATTAGTAATCAAAACTCTGCCCAGT contains:
- a CDS encoding CBS domain-containing protein, producing MLVKDVMKTQLVTLNADSKLGFANDIMYLGRIRHLPVVKGENVVGILTQRDLYRASLTSILTNWKENKEFLDSIKVSDVMTKNVITIAPDATIEEAAQIMIDKKVGGLPVVKDKNKLLGMITETDVLQYFVDESGKKK